One Methylothermaceae bacteria B42 DNA segment encodes these proteins:
- a CDS encoding ribonucleotide-diphosphate reductase subunit alpha (Catalyzes the rate-limiting step in dNTP synthesis), with protein METDLISPSNQIDSAQLSSAELSAEVQAMIPGELKVIRRNGKFTGFDANKIRLAITKAFLAVEGGQAAASRRIHDTVAELTEQVVRALMRRLPAGGTIHIEDIQDQVELALMRSSHHKVARAYVLYREERARLRADKQAKQTQSGAASIHVTDAEGRRKPLDETRMQRVVEEACQGLEDVEPAWILEEAKRNLYDGVPEQEVADTLIMAARVKIEQAPAYSQVAARLLLDKIRSEALGFLSGRFEVATSAEMAEQYPAYFERYIRRGIELELLDPVMAQYDLEQLGQALDASRDFQFTYLGLQTLYDRYFIHYNQVRFELPQAFFMRVAMGLAKNEIDREARAIEFYRLLSSFDFMCSTPTLFNSGTLRPQLSSCYLTTIPDDLEGIFNAIKEDAMLSKYAGGLGNDWTPVRAMGAHIKGTNGTSQGVVPFMKVANDTAVAVNQGGKRKGAICAYLETWHLDIEEFLELRKNTGEERRRTHDMNTANWVPDLFMKRVAEEGEWTLFSPDETPDLHDLYGEAFEKAYLAYEEKAGRGDIKHFKKIPAVQLWRKMLTMLFETGHPWITFKDPCNLRSPQQHVGVVHSSNLCTEITLNTSDEEIAVCNLGSVNLAAHVTEKGLDEEKLAKTVTTAMRMLDNVIDINYYSVPKARRSNLRHRPVGLGLMGFQDALYRQRIPYASEDAVAFADRSMEMLSYYAIQASTQLAEERGRYASYEGSLWSQGILPIDSIGLLARSRGEYLQMDRSMSLDWDSLRAAVKAKGMRNSNCLAIAPTATISNICGVSQSIEPTFQNLYVKSNLSGEFTVVNPYLVEDLKARELWDEVMINDIKYYEGSVQMIDRIPDDLKQLYATAFEIDPRWLVEAASRRQKWLDQSQSLNLYMPEPSGKKLDALYKLAWLRGLKTTYYLRSLGATRVERHAPSAPATSELEEPKVCSILDPDCEACQ; from the coding sequence ATGGAAACCGATCTGATCAGCCCATCCAACCAAATTGATTCAGCTCAATTGTCATCTGCCGAATTGAGCGCCGAAGTCCAGGCCATGATACCGGGTGAATTAAAAGTCATCCGCCGCAACGGCAAATTCACCGGTTTTGACGCCAACAAAATCCGCCTCGCCATCACCAAGGCGTTCCTCGCCGTGGAAGGGGGGCAGGCGGCGGCCAGCCGGCGGATTCACGACACTGTGGCGGAGTTGACCGAGCAAGTGGTCCGCGCGCTGATGCGGCGCTTGCCCGCTGGCGGCACGATTCATATTGAAGACATCCAGGATCAAGTGGAGCTGGCCTTGATGCGCAGCAGCCACCACAAGGTGGCGCGGGCTTATGTGCTGTACCGGGAAGAGCGGGCCCGGCTGCGGGCGGACAAACAGGCCAAGCAGACCCAATCTGGCGCGGCGTCGATTCATGTCACCGATGCCGAGGGCCGCCGCAAGCCCCTCGATGAAACACGCATGCAACGGGTGGTGGAGGAAGCCTGCCAGGGGTTGGAAGATGTCGAACCCGCCTGGATTCTGGAAGAAGCCAAACGCAACCTCTACGATGGCGTGCCGGAGCAGGAAGTCGCCGACACCCTGATCATGGCGGCCCGGGTCAAAATCGAACAGGCGCCCGCTTACAGTCAGGTGGCGGCCCGGTTGCTGCTGGACAAGATCCGCAGCGAGGCGTTGGGCTTTTTGAGCGGCCGTTTCGAAGTCGCCACCAGCGCGGAAATGGCAGAGCAATATCCCGCCTATTTCGAGCGCTACATCCGCCGCGGCATCGAATTGGAACTGCTCGATCCGGTCATGGCCCAATATGACCTGGAACAACTGGGCCAGGCCCTCGACGCCTCCCGGGACTTCCAATTTACCTATCTGGGCTTGCAGACCCTCTACGACCGTTACTTTATCCACTACAACCAGGTGCGTTTCGAATTGCCCCAGGCTTTCTTCATGCGGGTGGCGATGGGGCTGGCAAAGAATGAAATCGATCGGGAAGCGCGGGCCATCGAGTTTTACCGCTTGCTCTCCAGCTTCGATTTCATGTGCTCCACCCCCACCCTGTTTAATTCGGGCACGCTCCGGCCGCAATTGTCTTCTTGTTATCTGACCACTATTCCCGATGATCTGGAGGGGATTTTCAACGCCATCAAGGAAGACGCCATGCTATCCAAATATGCCGGCGGGCTTGGTAATGACTGGACGCCGGTGCGGGCCATGGGTGCCCACATTAAGGGCACCAACGGCACTTCCCAAGGGGTGGTGCCGTTCATGAAGGTGGCCAATGATACCGCAGTGGCGGTCAACCAGGGGGGCAAGCGCAAGGGCGCCATTTGCGCCTACCTGGAAACCTGGCATCTGGACATCGAGGAATTTCTCGAACTGCGCAAGAACACCGGTGAGGAACGCCGCCGCACCCACGATATGAATACCGCCAATTGGGTCCCGGATCTTTTCATGAAACGGGTGGCCGAGGAAGGCGAGTGGACGTTGTTTTCTCCCGACGAAACCCCCGATCTCCATGATTTGTATGGGGAGGCATTCGAAAAAGCCTATCTGGCCTATGAGGAAAAGGCCGGGCGGGGAGACATCAAGCACTTCAAGAAAATTCCGGCGGTGCAGTTGTGGCGCAAGATGTTGACCATGCTGTTCGAGACCGGCCATCCCTGGATTACCTTCAAGGACCCGTGCAACCTGCGCTCGCCGCAGCAGCACGTGGGGGTGGTGCACAGCTCCAACCTGTGCACTGAGATTACCCTCAATACTTCCGATGAGGAGATTGCGGTATGCAATCTGGGTTCGGTGAATCTGGCCGCCCACGTGACCGAAAAGGGCCTGGATGAGGAAAAACTGGCCAAGACCGTCACCACCGCCATGCGGATGCTGGATAACGTCATCGATATCAATTACTACAGTGTTCCCAAGGCGCGCCGCTCCAACCTCCGCCACCGGCCGGTGGGATTGGGGTTGATGGGTTTCCAGGACGCCCTTTACCGCCAGCGGATTCCCTATGCCAGCGAAGATGCCGTTGCCTTTGCCGACCGCAGTATGGAGATGCTGAGTTACTATGCAATTCAAGCCTCGACACAACTGGCGGAAGAACGGGGCCGCTACGCGTCCTACGAAGGGTCTTTGTGGAGTCAGGGAATCTTGCCCATCGATTCCATCGGCCTTTTGGCCCGGTCCCGGGGGGAGTATCTGCAAATGGACCGTTCCATGAGCCTGGATTGGGATAGCTTGCGGGCGGCGGTGAAAGCCAAGGGCATGCGTAACTCCAATTGCCTGGCGATTGCCCCTACCGCCACCATTTCCAATATTTGCGGGGTGTCTCAGTCCATCGAGCCCACCTTCCAGAATTTGTATGTCAAATCCAATTTGTCGGGGGAGTTCACTGTGGTCAATCCCTACTTGGTGGAGGATTTGAAGGCGCGGGAGTTGTGGGATGAAGTCATGATCAACGATATCAAATACTACGAAGGCAGCGTGCAGATGATCGACCGCATCCCCGACGACTTGAAGCAGCTTTACGCCACCGCCTTTGAAATCGACCCCCGCTGGCTGGTGGAAGCGGCTTCCCGGCGGCAGAAGTGGCTGGACCAGAGTCAGTCCCTGAATCTCTATATGCCCGAGCCTTCCGGGAAGAAGCTGGATGCGTTATATAAGCTGGCCTGGCTTCGGGGGTTGAAAACCACTTATTACCTGCGTTCCCTGGGCGCGACCCGGGTGGAGCGACATGCACCGAGCGCGCCGGCCACTTCTGAGCTTGAAGAGCCGAAAGTGTGCTCCATATTGGATCCGGATTGCGAGGCGTGTCAGTGA